A part of Thermocrinis albus DSM 14484 genomic DNA contains:
- a CDS encoding ParB/RepB/Spo0J family partition protein encodes MRFKEPYKGWELEFQLVPVEKIRIPSIQRELSDMHIKRLVESIEKVGFIEPITLVPAQEEGYYEVINGQHRLEAAKILGIRELPAIILPSSAKNYIIALNTEKVPSLKDRAHQAYEIFMDHLKANPDTKEYELEPMVEDAYLLTIGFVVDHFKDKKFPGYAFEKILKKVDFFLNDPLSAAKEERQKRAEVLLKAKEILNRRYEELQLKNPLQKEAIVSKAFQEVYGRYVRVVGDDFYEVFDKLIEAMQRITFEEGELQEL; translated from the coding sequence ATGAGATTTAAGGAGCCTTACAAAGGCTGGGAACTGGAGTTCCAGCTGGTACCTGTGGAGAAGATACGCATACCTTCCATACAGAGGGAACTCTCCGATATGCATATAAAAAGATTGGTGGAGTCTATAGAGAAGGTGGGTTTCATAGAGCCCATCACCTTGGTACCCGCCCAAGAGGAAGGTTATTACGAGGTGATAAACGGCCAGCATCGTCTGGAAGCCGCCAAAATTCTGGGTATAAGGGAGCTCCCCGCCATAATTCTTCCCTCCTCTGCCAAAAACTACATCATAGCCCTAAACACGGAGAAAGTGCCTTCTCTTAAGGACAGAGCACACCAAGCCTACGAGATCTTCATGGATCACCTGAAGGCCAACCCTGATACCAAGGAGTACGAGCTGGAGCCTATGGTGGAGGATGCTTATCTCCTCACTATAGGTTTTGTGGTGGATCACTTTAAAGACAAAAAGTTTCCAGGGTATGCCTTTGAGAAAATCCTGAAGAAAGTGGATTTCTTCTTGAACGATCCTCTCTCCGCAGCCAAGGAAGAACGCCAGAAGAGGGCTGAGGTTCTTCTGAAAGCTAAGGAGATCCTCAACAGAAGGTACGAAGAGCTTCAGCTTAAGAACCCCCTTCAGAAGGAGGCGATAGTAAGCAAAGCTTTTCAAGAGGTGTACGGTAGGTACGTGAGGGTGGTGGGAGATGACTTTTATGAGGTCTTTGACAAACTTATAGAGGCTATGCAGAGGATCACCTTTGAAGAAGGAGAACTTCAGGAGCTTTGA
- the mgtA gene encoding magnesium-translocating P-type ATPase translates to MKKENFRSFEGLTSQEAARRLKHYGYNLLEAKGFSSDIKLLLEQFYNPALLLLLVAGFLSFGLGDNADGLIISVIVIFSVLLTFLQERSAIRSVEDLVAQTSIRSEVLRDGTWKEVRVEEVVPGDVVRLAAGDVVPADGVILEARDLFISEALLTGEVYPVEKIEGDEVFRGTHVVSGFAIMSVQKTGMQTKMGEIWSRIKVYKTSTEFENSLRQFGTTIMVLAFVLSFVIFATHMYFRRSFFESLTFSLAVSIGMSPVLLPAIVSVSLARGARRMAKKKVVVKKLSSLYNLGSMNILCCDKTGTLTENVLHLSDCKGSIGQEEPLVSYFLYLNSHFQTGYRNPIDDAVLKALRYDVVHIRKLDEIPYDFVRKRLSVLLEFPEWGNVMICKGAFYQVLRGCSKVYIGGREEDIEDYLTDIESYYLKLSQQGLRLIAVAYKKIEGDRIGREDEQNMVFLGFAIFEDPVKASAYDAVRRLREMGVGLKIITGDSKDVAVYVAKKFGLGDAVTGKELDLLTEDALMAVVEKHDVFAEVNPFHKERIVRALRKKGYVVGFLGDGINDIPAMREADVSISVNNAVDIAKDSADILLMEEDLSVMADGIEEGRKVLQNTFKYLRIQSSSNFGNMFSMTGASLLIPFIPMLPQQVLFNNLLSDLALSTLPFDRVPDENVRRPVRLRVDDIVKFMVVYGPLSSVFDYITFFFLLGYLHTTETVFRTGWFLESGITQMMVVLVLRSRLDPWKDVPAKPLLVSTLGISLLYLPLLYTPVGYLLDLVPLPLKILVGILLINVTYLICANITKRFVY, encoded by the coding sequence TTGAAGAAGGAGAACTTCAGGAGCTTTGAAGGTCTCACATCTCAAGAAGCGGCCAGAAGACTAAAACACTACGGTTATAACCTCCTTGAGGCAAAAGGTTTTTCGTCAGACATAAAGCTCCTCTTGGAGCAGTTCTACAACCCTGCTCTCCTTTTACTTCTGGTGGCAGGTTTTCTCTCCTTTGGACTTGGAGATAACGCCGACGGCCTTATCATAAGCGTCATAGTAATCTTCTCTGTTCTTCTCACCTTCCTGCAGGAAAGATCCGCCATAAGGTCGGTGGAAGATCTCGTTGCTCAGACCAGTATTAGGAGTGAGGTCCTGAGGGATGGAACGTGGAAGGAGGTGAGGGTAGAGGAGGTGGTGCCCGGAGACGTGGTACGGCTCGCTGCTGGAGACGTGGTGCCCGCAGACGGTGTCATCTTAGAAGCCAGGGATCTCTTTATCAGTGAAGCCTTACTGACGGGTGAGGTTTATCCTGTGGAAAAGATAGAGGGGGATGAGGTCTTTAGGGGCACCCACGTGGTTAGTGGTTTCGCCATCATGTCGGTACAGAAGACAGGGATGCAAACGAAAATGGGGGAGATATGGAGCAGGATAAAGGTTTATAAAACATCCACCGAGTTTGAAAACTCTCTTCGTCAGTTTGGTACAACCATCATGGTGCTGGCCTTTGTACTCAGCTTTGTCATATTTGCCACTCATATGTACTTCAGAAGGTCTTTTTTTGAATCTCTGACTTTCTCTCTTGCTGTGTCTATAGGTATGTCTCCTGTACTTCTTCCCGCTATAGTGAGTGTGAGCTTGGCGCGCGGAGCGCGCCGTATGGCCAAAAAGAAAGTGGTGGTAAAGAAGCTATCTTCCCTTTATAACTTGGGTAGTATGAACATTCTGTGTTGTGATAAAACGGGGACACTCACAGAAAATGTGTTGCACCTTTCGGATTGCAAAGGTTCTATAGGACAAGAAGAGCCTTTGGTCTCTTACTTTCTTTACCTCAACTCTCACTTCCAGACGGGGTACAGAAACCCAATAGACGATGCTGTTTTGAAGGCTCTAAGGTACGATGTTGTTCATATACGTAAGCTGGATGAGATTCCCTATGACTTTGTTCGTAAAAGGTTGTCGGTTCTGCTGGAGTTCCCTGAGTGGGGTAACGTGATGATATGTAAGGGAGCCTTTTATCAAGTGCTAAGGGGGTGTAGTAAAGTCTACATAGGCGGTAGAGAAGAGGACATAGAGGATTATCTCACCGATATAGAGAGCTACTATCTGAAACTTTCGCAACAAGGCCTGAGGCTGATAGCGGTTGCCTACAAAAAGATAGAGGGTGACAGGATAGGAAGGGAGGATGAGCAGAACATGGTCTTTTTGGGCTTTGCCATCTTTGAGGATCCGGTAAAGGCAAGTGCCTACGATGCGGTAAGAAGGTTACGGGAGATGGGTGTAGGTCTTAAGATCATAACGGGAGATAGTAAGGACGTAGCGGTTTACGTAGCCAAGAAGTTCGGTCTGGGTGATGCTGTGACAGGTAAGGAGCTGGATCTTCTGACGGAAGATGCTCTTATGGCTGTGGTGGAAAAGCACGATGTGTTTGCGGAGGTAAACCCCTTTCACAAAGAGAGGATAGTGAGAGCCTTGAGAAAAAAAGGTTACGTGGTGGGTTTCTTGGGGGATGGTATAAACGACATTCCTGCCATGAGAGAAGCCGATGTCTCTATATCCGTTAACAATGCGGTAGACATCGCCAAGGATAGTGCCGATATACTCCTGATGGAAGAGGATCTGTCGGTGATGGCAGATGGCATAGAGGAGGGTAGAAAAGTGCTCCAGAACACTTTCAAGTACCTGCGGATACAGAGCAGTTCCAACTTTGGGAATATGTTCTCCATGACGGGAGCCAGTTTACTGATACCCTTTATCCCTATGCTCCCTCAGCAGGTACTTTTCAACAACTTACTTTCGGACCTCGCTCTGAGCACCTTACCCTTTGACCGGGTGCCTGACGAAAACGTAAGGAGGCCTGTGAGACTACGTGTGGATGATATTGTGAAATTTATGGTGGTCTATGGTCCCCTCTCGTCGGTGTTTGATTACATCACCTTCTTCTTCTTACTGGGATACCTACATACCACTGAGACAGTTTTCAGAACCGGCTGGTTTTTAGAGTCCGGAATAACCCAGATGATGGTGGTCTTGGTTCTGAGAAGTAGGCTGGATCCGTGGAAGGACGTTCCTGCAAAGCCCCTCCTTGTCAGCACTTTGGGAATATCGCTCCTTTACCTGCCGCTCCTTTACACTCCCGTGGGGTATCTTCTGGATCTGGTCCCACTACCCTTGAAGATACTTGTAGGGATACTCTTGATAAATGTAACCTACCTTATATGCGCTAACATCACCAAACGTTTCGTATACTAA
- a CDS encoding tetratricopeptide repeat protein produces the protein MKDLEREAEELFRKAYQLHMMGDIKRAIEFYQRSIEKKPTAIAYTFMGWAYSMLGDYEKAIELCLKAIELDPELGNPYNDIGSYLIALGRYDEAIPWLKRAIVAKNYEPRHFPHINLAKVYLAKGMYKDALVELENALKIEPNFKPAHILKHQILAMLN, from the coding sequence ATGAAGGACCTGGAGAGAGAGGCGGAAGAACTTTTCCGAAAGGCATACCAACTTCATATGATGGGAGATATAAAGCGAGCCATAGAGTTTTACCAAAGGTCCATAGAGAAGAAACCCACCGCTATAGCTTACACTTTCATGGGATGGGCTTACAGCATGCTGGGAGATTACGAAAAGGCTATAGAACTCTGTCTAAAGGCCATAGAGCTGGACCCAGAGTTGGGAAACCCGTACAACGACATAGGATCTTACCTGATAGCCCTAGGTAGGTACGACGAGGCTATACCCTGGCTTAAGAGAGCGATAGTAGCCAAAAATTATGAACCACGCCACTTTCCCCACATCAACCTGGCAAAGGTGTATCTGGCAAAGGGAATGTACAAAGATGCTCTCGTAGAGTTGGAAAATGCTCTGAAGATAGAACCCAACTTTAAGCCCGCTCATATTCTGAAACACCAGATACTGGCCATGCTCAACTGA
- the dnaJ gene encoding molecular chaperone DnaJ has translation MPASKKDYYEILGVPRNASQEEIKKAYRRLARKYHPDFNKDPEAQEKFKEINEAYQVLSDPEKRRLYDQYGHDAFVAQQGGNSYQDFGTPFGDLGEILEEMVRNFGFSDIFGRATRERRRTTRRPVKGEDIYYTVEISLEEAFSGTTVSIPLVREISCDVCGGEGYDPSKGSRICPTCGGSGFVAQRVAFINISQTCPTCGGEGVLREPCSKCGGKGTVSVREEIKVRIPPGVDNGSKVLVEGKGHAGMYGGPPGDLYILIKVRPHRVFERRGDHLYVDVNLKFSEAVLGTELEIPTLSGERVRVKVPAGVREGEVIRVEGHGMPRLRGSGRGDLMVRVHIDVPKLSLLDRLWGDGKRLKDLLQELDKLLPEPKRLVERET, from the coding sequence ATGCCCGCCTCTAAGAAGGATTACTACGAGATACTAGGTGTGCCGAGAAACGCTTCCCAGGAGGAAATAAAGAAGGCATACCGTAGGCTTGCGCGTAAGTACCATCCCGACTTTAACAAAGACCCAGAGGCTCAGGAGAAGTTTAAGGAAATTAACGAAGCTTACCAAGTGCTGTCGGATCCGGAGAAGAGAAGGCTTTACGATCAGTACGGTCACGACGCCTTTGTGGCGCAACAGGGGGGAAATTCATATCAGGACTTTGGCACACCTTTTGGGGACTTGGGAGAGATACTGGAGGAGATGGTACGCAACTTCGGTTTCAGTGATATCTTCGGTAGAGCCACGAGGGAGAGGAGGCGGACCACCAGGAGACCCGTTAAGGGTGAGGACATATATTACACCGTGGAGATATCTCTGGAAGAAGCCTTCAGTGGGACCACAGTCAGTATACCTCTGGTGAGGGAGATAAGCTGCGATGTGTGTGGGGGTGAGGGTTACGATCCTAGCAAGGGTAGTAGGATATGTCCCACATGCGGAGGTTCAGGTTTTGTGGCTCAAAGGGTGGCCTTCATCAACATATCCCAGACGTGTCCCACATGTGGTGGTGAGGGAGTGTTGAGGGAGCCTTGTTCTAAGTGTGGTGGTAAGGGTACTGTCTCCGTCAGAGAAGAGATAAAGGTGAGAATACCGCCGGGTGTAGATAACGGCAGTAAGGTACTGGTGGAGGGTAAAGGGCACGCGGGTATGTATGGGGGTCCTCCCGGTGATCTTTACATACTGATAAAAGTGAGACCTCATCGTGTTTTTGAAAGGAGGGGGGACCATCTCTACGTGGACGTGAATCTTAAGTTCAGTGAGGCCGTACTGGGAACAGAGTTGGAGATACCCACTCTATCGGGTGAAAGGGTAAGGGTAAAGGTACCTGCTGGTGTTAGGGAAGGGGAGGTTATCCGTGTGGAAGGTCACGGTATGCCACGTCTAAGGGGATCTGGGAGGGGTGATCTTATGGTGAGGGTGCACATAGATGTTCCCAAGCTCAGTCTTTTAGATAGGTTGTGGGGTGATGGTAAGAGGTTGAAGGACCTACTTCAGGAACTGGATAAACTTCTTCCTGAACCTAAGAGACTGGTGGAGAGGGAAACATGA
- a CDS encoding MerR family transcriptional regulator yields MRQERKEKFTIGIVAEMYKIHPQTLRLYEKEGLLKPSRSKGRTRYYTREDLERLEFILFLSRELGVNLAGIDIILRMKDQIEELEKQLQKLVEFIQRELSEKYERNEEIKSIVLAQRRTVIKLEDILSRDEDKGD; encoded by the coding sequence ATGAGGCAGGAGAGGAAGGAGAAGTTCACTATAGGTATAGTGGCGGAGATGTACAAAATACATCCCCAAACCTTGAGACTCTATGAGAAGGAGGGGCTTTTAAAACCTTCTCGCAGTAAAGGAAGGACCCGTTACTATACACGGGAAGATCTGGAGAGGTTGGAGTTTATCCTCTTCCTTTCCAGAGAGCTAGGTGTTAATCTGGCGGGTATAGACATAATCCTCCGTATGAAAGATCAGATAGAGGAGTTGGAGAAGCAGCTGCAAAAGTTGGTAGAGTTTATACAGCGCGAGCTTTCTGAGAAGTACGAAAGAAACGAGGAGATAAAGTCCATAGTGCTGGCTCAAAGAAGAACTGTTATAAAATTGGAGGACATACTGAGCAGAGATGAAGATAAGGGAGACTGA
- a CDS encoding cation:proton antiporter regulatory subunit, with protein sequence MKIRETDLPGIGKKYAVTLKEGRDLVIIIYNTGRREIYLMEDEEAVCVVELTDEEAKELGFLIAGAVYQPVSSEKMEIFLRQMVMEWVKVEKGSSLVGKSIAQLQIRKRTGVSVVAIDRGGSMIPSPDPYNEVIKEGDVLIVVGTRQQINSFMELCGRCSTK encoded by the coding sequence ATGAAGATAAGGGAGACTGATCTTCCGGGAATAGGGAAGAAGTACGCTGTCACCCTCAAAGAGGGTAGGGATCTGGTCATCATCATATACAACACGGGAAGAAGGGAGATATACCTTATGGAAGATGAAGAAGCTGTGTGCGTGGTGGAACTTACCGACGAGGAAGCCAAAGAGTTGGGGTTCTTGATAGCAGGTGCTGTTTACCAACCCGTAAGTTCTGAAAAGATGGAGATATTCCTCCGACAGATGGTGATGGAGTGGGTGAAGGTAGAAAAGGGCTCATCCCTTGTAGGGAAGAGCATAGCTCAGTTACAGATAAGAAAGCGTACAGGTGTGTCGGTGGTGGCTATAGACAGGGGAGGGAGTATGATACCAAGCCCTGATCCTTACAACGAAGTGATAAAGGAGGGAGACGTTCTCATAGTGGTGGGTACAAGACAGCAGATTAACAGTTTCATGGAGTTGTGTGGAAGGTGTAGCACTAAATGA
- a CDS encoding cation:proton antiporter has translation MNQTHILWETGILFTTLYLWAYLLARWKVPYIVSFLLAGFVGKLLFPLSSLHVLSLLEQSAVILLFFFVGLEYSFERLAGMWRVITPSLVDLLLNLIPLFLLAYLITKDPHLSFVLAAALYPSSTAIVAKLMTDYRRLILPEADLLIGILIFEDLVAILLLSVVSAKTSSHQVHQVFLTVILTLTLFVVLRRQIASVWGRLERQSQENIFPLLLLGLLLGLAGLSSMVGVPEALVAFLLGVSVPEESQTFRNIERSLWSLRELAVAVFFFSFTYHTDLSQTLEWNLILVLLLASLLLKTLSTFLGGLLYGLSRRVSLRASLSFLPKGEFSVIMASYVPAAQPIVFLVVISTALLGSIFFILAPYLTKLLFSSTKKVGPPPAPPS, from the coding sequence ATGAACCAAACCCACATCCTATGGGAGACAGGTATTCTGTTTACCACCCTCTATCTGTGGGCATACCTTCTGGCTAGATGGAAAGTACCTTACATAGTCTCCTTCTTGCTGGCAGGTTTTGTGGGAAAACTCCTCTTTCCCCTCAGCTCCCTTCACGTTCTGTCCTTGCTGGAGCAGTCAGCGGTTATCCTTTTGTTCTTCTTTGTAGGTCTTGAGTACTCCTTTGAGAGGCTTGCGGGTATGTGGAGGGTGATAACACCCTCCCTCGTAGATCTCTTGCTGAACTTGATACCCCTCTTCCTGTTAGCCTACTTAATCACAAAAGATCCTCATCTATCCTTTGTACTGGCAGCGGCTCTGTATCCTTCCAGTACAGCCATAGTGGCTAAACTTATGACTGATTACCGAAGGCTTATTCTTCCAGAGGCGGACCTTCTGATAGGGATCCTCATATTTGAGGATCTGGTGGCCATACTTCTCCTATCGGTGGTATCTGCAAAGACATCCTCCCATCAAGTACATCAGGTTTTTCTTACGGTGATACTAACTCTCACTCTCTTTGTGGTTCTAAGAAGACAGATAGCTTCTGTCTGGGGGCGTTTGGAAAGGCAGAGTCAGGAGAACATCTTTCCCCTCCTACTCTTAGGCCTTCTCTTAGGTCTTGCCGGACTTTCTTCTATGGTAGGTGTGCCGGAGGCTCTTGTGGCCTTTCTTTTAGGTGTGTCGGTACCTGAAGAGTCACAGACCTTTAGGAACATAGAGCGTAGCCTGTGGAGTTTGAGGGAACTCGCTGTAGCGGTGTTCTTTTTCTCTTTCACTTATCACACAGATCTTTCTCAGACCTTAGAGTGGAATCTGATATTGGTCCTTTTACTGGCCTCCTTGCTTCTGAAAACCTTATCCACCTTTCTGGGGGGTCTTCTTTACGGTCTTAGTAGAAGAGTTTCTCTGAGGGCAAGTCTCTCCTTTTTACCGAAAGGAGAGTTCTCGGTAATAATGGCCAGTTACGTACCGGCCGCTCAACCTATCGTGTTCCTGGTGGTTATCTCCACAGCCCTTTTGGGAAGTATTTTCTTTATACTGGCTCCATACTTAACGAAGCTGCTCTTCTCTTCAACAAAGAAAGTAGGACCTCCTCCAGCTCCGCCCTCCTGA
- a CDS encoding lysophospholipid acyltransferase family protein, which produces MKRKLLLLALLLTPVFSLLLRLLSRTIRWEKRYDFDRDRGKIYAIWHGNALGIALLGIDRGIVTLASRFRDGELAARLLEKLGYIVVRGSSEEGKVEKGGRVALLKLMEYIKEGRNIAITVDGPKGPAFRVKEGVVFLAQKTSAPIVPAYAWFEKKLELPTWDRMVIPLPFTKAKLLVAEEIQVAPEDDLEVRRAELEEVLLSLLKRRAASLSMEPV; this is translated from the coding sequence ATGAAGAGAAAACTCCTACTACTGGCCCTTCTTCTCACACCTGTTTTCTCCCTTCTACTGAGGCTCCTTTCTAGAACCATAAGGTGGGAGAAACGTTACGACTTTGACAGAGACAGGGGAAAGATCTACGCCATATGGCACGGGAACGCTCTGGGTATAGCTCTTTTGGGTATAGACAGAGGTATCGTCACTTTAGCCAGTAGGTTCAGAGACGGTGAGCTGGCAGCACGCCTTTTGGAAAAGCTGGGATATATAGTGGTTAGGGGTTCTTCTGAAGAAGGTAAGGTGGAAAAGGGTGGAAGGGTGGCCCTCCTAAAGCTGATGGAATATATCAAGGAGGGTAGAAACATAGCCATCACCGTGGATGGTCCCAAGGGTCCGGCCTTTAGGGTTAAAGAAGGTGTTGTTTTCTTGGCCCAGAAAACCTCAGCTCCCATAGTACCTGCCTATGCTTGGTTTGAGAAAAAGCTGGAGCTTCCTACATGGGACAGAATGGTCATACCTCTTCCTTTTACAAAGGCTAAGTTGTTGGTGGCTGAAGAGATACAGGTTGCACCGGAGGATGACTTGGAGGTCAGGAGGGCGGAGCTGGAGGAGGTCCTACTTTCTTTGTTGAAGAGAAGAGCAGCTTCGTTAAGTATGGAGCCAGTATAA
- a CDS encoding M23 family metallopeptidase, whose translation MRYRYPRYSYTERRNPLRFLKPLALLSLLLLSIYLLYIAITGRPVLKNPEALGFLPLKSEKILMVSPPAREVVITAEQNGKKIEIFKGEKKEGSEKWIVPIDAQKLGLKEGRVKLTVELSSGFLRKRSYQLDSFVDLTPPPLEVVAYSRQAQQGGVVAVGVFSEEGAKLMARVEGKEYEFYPLGKGRYFLMLPVHVDAIHDMRLEITAQDQAGNVSREDLIIKIVAQKFKEDKLKIDETFVKEAILPLLGEEGKGLDPITAFKKVNEEWRRKNVEKLAEIGSRSEPKKLWEGAFLQLRNSKVLATYGDVRYYYYQDQLVSSSRHMGYDFASVERAPVEASNNGVVVFTGPLGIYGNTVVIDHGLGLMSLYGHLSSIQVKEGQYVRKGDIIGRTGKTGLALGDHLHFGILVQGYEVNPLPWLDEKWLKNHVESVLEALR comes from the coding sequence ATGAGGTACAGATACCCACGCTACTCGTACACTGAAAGGAGGAACCCTCTGCGTTTCTTGAAACCTTTAGCCCTCCTATCGCTCCTGCTCCTTTCCATCTACCTTCTCTATATAGCCATCACCGGAAGACCTGTTCTTAAAAATCCGGAGGCTTTAGGTTTTCTGCCTCTTAAATCTGAAAAGATCTTGATGGTAAGTCCCCCTGCCCGTGAAGTGGTGATAACAGCCGAGCAGAATGGGAAAAAGATAGAGATCTTCAAAGGAGAGAAGAAAGAAGGTTCAGAGAAATGGATAGTTCCCATAGATGCTCAGAAACTGGGATTAAAGGAAGGAAGAGTAAAGCTCACAGTGGAGCTTTCTTCCGGTTTTCTCAGAAAGAGAAGCTATCAGTTGGACAGTTTTGTAGACCTCACACCACCACCTTTGGAGGTGGTAGCTTACTCAAGACAGGCACAGCAGGGTGGTGTGGTGGCTGTAGGTGTTTTCAGCGAAGAGGGTGCTAAACTGATGGCGCGTGTGGAAGGTAAAGAATATGAGTTTTACCCTTTGGGAAAAGGAAGATACTTTCTCATGCTCCCCGTACATGTAGATGCTATTCACGACATGAGACTGGAGATAACAGCACAGGATCAGGCAGGCAACGTATCTAGAGAGGATCTGATAATAAAAATCGTAGCTCAGAAGTTTAAAGAAGACAAGCTGAAGATAGATGAAACCTTTGTAAAGGAAGCTATACTACCCCTTTTAGGAGAAGAGGGTAAAGGACTGGACCCCATCACCGCCTTTAAAAAAGTTAACGAGGAGTGGAGGAGAAAGAACGTAGAAAAGCTTGCAGAGATAGGCTCAAGAAGTGAGCCCAAAAAACTTTGGGAGGGTGCCTTCCTCCAACTCAGAAACAGTAAAGTGCTAGCCACTTACGGTGATGTAAGGTATTACTACTACCAAGATCAACTGGTAAGCTCCAGTAGACATATGGGTTACGACTTTGCCTCTGTGGAGAGAGCGCCTGTGGAAGCCTCCAACAACGGTGTGGTGGTCTTCACCGGACCTCTTGGCATATACGGTAACACTGTGGTGATAGATCACGGTTTGGGTCTCATGAGCCTGTACGGACACCTGTCCAGTATACAGGTGAAGGAAGGTCAGTATGTGAGGAAGGGTGACATAATAGGCCGGACAGGAAAAACGGGGCTCGCGCTGGGAGATCATCTTCACTTTGGCATTTTGGTGCAGGGCTATGAGGTAAATCCCCTCCCTTGGTTGGACGAAAAGTGGTTGAAGAACCACGTAGAAAGCGTGTTGGAGGCCCTCAGATGA
- a CDS encoding 50S ribosomal protein L11 methyltransferase has protein sequence MKKYIYQLSEEEFYNFLLAYKKGVELISQEENLITFATYEPVEDLTPQAVQEVKIVPQERIFRPFTVGSFLIHRPDLIPISVNPGMAFGTGLHPTTKVCLRLIEKYFLPGWTALDVGCGSGILSIALAKLGAREVLAIDIDERAVEETKENAKRNGVSLQVKQATPADLEESYQFLVANLELPIFEKEATHIKRLFSVRGVFSGLYGGDDLEKFLKLFQDHKVVKIVKMRGWYGVVLEK, from the coding sequence GTGAAGAAGTACATATACCAGCTTTCGGAAGAGGAGTTTTACAACTTCCTTTTGGCTTACAAGAAGGGTGTGGAACTGATATCTCAGGAAGAGAACTTGATAACCTTTGCCACCTACGAACCTGTGGAAGACCTCACTCCACAGGCGGTTCAGGAGGTAAAGATAGTACCACAAGAGAGGATTTTCAGACCCTTCACAGTAGGGTCCTTCCTCATCCACAGGCCTGACCTTATACCCATAAGTGTGAATCCGGGCATGGCTTTCGGAACAGGCCTACATCCCACCACTAAGGTGTGCCTGAGGCTTATAGAAAAGTACTTTCTGCCAGGTTGGACAGCCTTAGATGTGGGGTGTGGCTCCGGTATTCTCTCTATAGCTCTGGCCAAGTTAGGGGCGAGAGAGGTGCTGGCCATAGACATAGACGAAAGGGCTGTAGAGGAAACTAAGGAGAACGCCAAGAGGAACGGAGTGAGCCTCCAAGTAAAGCAGGCTACGCCCGCAGACCTTGAAGAGAGTTATCAGTTTCTGGTAGCCAATCTGGAACTACCCATCTTTGAGAAGGAGGCTACCCACATAAAGAGGCTCTTTTCGGTAAGGGGAGTCTTTTCTGGACTTTACGGTGGAGATGATCTGGAAAAGTTCTTAAAACTGTTTCAGGATCATAAGGTGGTTAAAATAGTGAAGATGAGAGGCTGGTACGGGGTGGTTTTGGAGAAATGA
- a CDS encoding gluconokinase: MELIKWLLSETGGTLIQTHASWVIVAGDVVYKIKKPVNFGFLDYSTLEKRKEFCQKEVILNRRLCPWVYLGVVPISRRGEEYLLEDESSVVEYAVKMRRIPQERLLINMLDKVEESHMKALAQHIASFHQRAERRDEWGAVSVMKFNTDENFVQTEKYIGLSISHHDYHFIKDTVDDFYQRYSSLMERRIAEGKIRDGHGDIRLEHVAFLEEGICVFDCIEFNDRFRCGDVINDMCFLSMELEFEGYHHLARVYEESYREFSQDEDMDILLPFFKSYRAYVRGKVESFLLDDPYLSQEEKEKHLLRARKFFSLSKYYAQTLRERFL, translated from the coding sequence ATGGAGCTCATAAAGTGGCTTCTGTCTGAAACTGGTGGAACCTTAATACAGACTCATGCCAGTTGGGTTATCGTAGCAGGCGATGTAGTCTACAAAATAAAAAAGCCTGTCAACTTTGGCTTTTTGGATTACTCCACTTTGGAAAAAAGGAAGGAGTTCTGTCAGAAGGAGGTGATTCTCAACAGGAGACTGTGCCCATGGGTGTATCTGGGTGTGGTTCCCATAAGCAGGAGGGGAGAAGAGTATCTGTTGGAAGACGAGAGCTCTGTGGTGGAGTACGCGGTAAAGATGAGGAGAATTCCCCAGGAGAGGCTCCTTATAAACATGCTGGATAAGGTAGAAGAATCTCATATGAAGGCACTGGCGCAGCACATAGCTTCTTTTCACCAGAGAGCTGAAAGGAGGGACGAATGGGGCGCTGTCTCTGTGATGAAGTTCAACACCGATGAGAACTTTGTACAGACAGAAAAATACATAGGATTATCCATATCCCACCATGACTACCACTTTATAAAGGATACAGTAGATGACTTCTACCAAAGGTACTCCTCTCTTATGGAGAGGCGGATCGCAGAGGGTAAGATAAGGGACGGACACGGCGATATAAGACTGGAGCACGTGGCTTTTTTGGAAGAAGGTATATGTGTATTTGACTGCATAGAGTTTAACGACAGATTCAGATGTGGTGATGTTATAAACGATATGTGTTTTCTTTCCATGGAGTTGGAGTTTGAAGGATACCATCATCTGGCACGAGTTTACGAAGAGAGTTACAGAGAGTTCTCTCAAGATGAAGACATGGATATCCTACTACCTTTCTTTAAAAGTTACAGAGCTTATGTTAGAGGAAAGGTAGAGTCCTTCCTGCTGGATGATCCTTACTTATCTCAAGAGGAGAAAGAGAAACATCTTCTGAGGGCCAGAAAGTTCTTCTCTCTCAGTAAATATTACGCTCAAACTCTCAGGGAGCGCTTCCTGTGA